TAATAAGGCCAATAATCATTCCAATTCCTGCTAAGCCAAATCCATAATGCCAGCCATATAAATGAGCAATATATCCACAAGAAATAGCTGCTAATGCCCCGCCTAAATTAACACCTACATAAAATAAAGTAAATCCTCTACTACGTTCAGAATCATCCTTTCTATAACAAGCTCCAAGCAAGTTTACGATATTACCTTTAAACATTCCAGTGCCTACAGCTATTAAAGATAGGCTAAAATATATTAGGTCTGAATTAAATCCTACTAGGAGTATGCTCATATGTCCAGCTACTATAACAATTCCTCCTATTAGTACCATGTTGCGGAATCCCATTAATTTATCAGCTAAAAGCCCTCCAATCACTGGTCCAGCATAACCTATTACAGCGAATAAAGAGTATGTAGTATAAGCTTTTATATCAGTAAAGCCTAACTGAGAAGTTAAAAAAAGCACTAAAAGCGCCCTCATTCCATAATAACTAAAGCGTTCCCACATCTCAACAAAGAATAATAACAACAAAAATTGTGGAAATTTTCTAACTGTGGTTGTTGTATTTAATACACTGATTGATTTATTCATAAACTATTCCATTACACTAATTAGTTAATTTTAAAGTAATTTTAAGTAAATTATGACTCTATACTTATAGCTTCAGTAAAAAAAGATTAACAATCAAAATTATATTTATGTAACATAAATCATAACTTATGTCGAATTTTTGATATTTTTTTATTCTTAACTATGTTAATACTTTTACTGTAAAGTATTGAGGTGTAGAACCATTATGCCATTAAGTTGTTAGCTTTGATGCAAACTTTTATACTTTTTTAAGCAATTTATGCTTAGAGCTGCTGTTTTTTAAAATTAACAATTTTTTTATAAATTTTATAAAATAGATTATCTATTTTGTTAAAAACCTTGTAACCTACGCACTACAAACTCATAATAACATTATTTTAAAAACTGTTAGCAAAAACTCAGTACAAACTAAGAAAAGAAAAAAAGTTCTGCTATGGCATAGTGTGCATAACTACTATGCTATGCACCAGAGGAAATGTGAAATGTGAATACAGCTACTTTTTTTTATCAATGCTAGCCTTATATTATTTAATTTATTTAACATAACAATCTCCAAAAAAAAGTTATAACATTATAGTAGTTTTGCTAATTAATACAATAATCCTGTAGCTAAAGCTACAAAATGCAAAACTATAATGAATACATAAACGAATAGGATACAAAATAACTAGATCTTAATAAAAGGCATAATTTATTTATAAACCTATTAGCTAGCACCAAGTTATAATATAAATTATTTTACTTTGCAAGTAAAAGTTTTATTTTTTTATTATAGAATTTATGTTAAATGAAAAATTTTAAAGCGTACCGAAATATTATCAAAGAGATTTGCAAAATTGAATAACTTGCGGTACAGGATAAAATATCGAAATCTGACATCAGAAGTTAGTGAAATTAGTTGCTCACAAAAACTTTAGCTAAAGAGCTAGATATTTATATAGTTGCTTTGTTTCAATGTATTAGTTATAGCCCAACTACTATAAAACAATTATAATAATTAAGATGTAATAGAAAAGTCAATTAGTATGACATGTTCTATAGATTTTTGGAAGAAAGTGCTAACGATAAAATCAAGAGAGAAAGTGAGTTTTGAATTAACATCAAAACATTTTGTAATAGAAAAGAATACAGTATTTGTATAGAGTAAAAACATATTGCCGTTAAAAAATAGAAACAGAGCTCCAACAAAAATCTCTATTGATAAACTAAAAGAAGATGTGATACAATATAGTGATGCATATAAATGTAAAAGAGCTGAACGGCTAGGAGTAAGTAAGTCAAGTATATAATAAGTCAAGTATATAAAAAGAGAGCACTAAAGATTAAATATTACATATAAAAAAATCTATAAAACATCTAAGGGCAAAAAAAGAAGAGAGATTAAAATTTTATAATAATATAAAAAGGACAAAGACATAGGACAAGTTACTGTCTTTACGGATGAGAACGGTTTTGTTCATATTATACCTAAAACTCACAGGTATGCAAAGGCATGATGTTGCTGCGTTTTTGCATCCATCAAAGAGAACTAATGTTATAGTAGCATTAGCAGATAAATCTCTGCTAACCGTATCAATTTTAACTGCAGTGTTAATACTGCTATTTTTAACGGCTGAATAGAACAGGATTTAATTTAGAAATTATCTAATAATTCTGTAGTTGTGATCGACAATGCAAATTTTCATAAACGCCCTCATTTAAAAACTATGATAGAAATGGACATATATAGCTAAACAAGTATATAATATGACTTTTTTATGCTGGTTTAGCTATATCATCTTATATTAAAGTTGGGTTATTTTTATCATTTTTGCTAGTTTATAAATATTACTAATAAATAATCTGCTTTTCTAAGAGTAATATTAATCAAAAATATATTTTGTACCTTTTAAATTTCCTTGAACGCTTTATAGTTTTAGTATATTATTGACCAATACTATTGGGCTATACATTATATAATAGGGGGCATAGCTCAGCTTGGTTAGAGCGTCGGCCTGTCAAGCCGAAGGCCGCGGGTTCAAGTCCCGTTGCTCCCGCCATTCTGTTATACAGAGCTAATAAAGAATTACGTATTTTCAGGCAAGATTAATGACCATTCTAAATTATTATAAATCTAGTAGTGGTATGTTTATTACCTTCAATGCTGCAGATAACTAGAATATAGCCGTAAGTTTGATATAAGAAGAAAAGTATGCTAGAGTTCATCGACAATGAGGTTTGAGCATAAAAAGAAGCAATAAAATAGTTAATAAAATTTGTTGGTTGTAAAGTTAAAAATCAATTCTTAGTTTTAAACTTTCTGATGTGATATTGCTTATGTTATTTTAGTCTGTTAGCAATATTGACAAACAATTCTTATACAGTTAAAGGTTGAATATTAACTGAATAAATTAACATAAACGCTAATGGCAGATTTTGCAAAATCTATAAGTTAAGAAAAATTAACTCATTCTGCTTCTTTTTGCAAGTTATTCTTTTTTACTAAAAAAGAATAACTGATCAGTATTACTGGATACCACTTTCATATCTGCTATTTGTCTTTCTACCTCATTTTGAGAAGTAGTAAATAGGCCTCTTATTACAAAAATTGCCCATTTATTTAAATACGTTTCATGATAATTTTTTGATGAAACAGTCATTTTACGATCAGGCTCTATTGCTTGAAACAACCACTTTTCTTCTTTTGTAATTGCAGCATTATCACAATTATATTAGCTGCAGCCAGCAATATAGTTACTGAAAGTAAGCATTTATTATACTTAACCAGCTCTTGTACAGCATTTTGCTTAAAGAGATGATTCATTACTTGCTAACTTTTTTGCCCAGCATCCTTGGATATCCTAATGGGGCTAGCAATAAATCTTTAGCTACTATAAAAAACTTTTTAGCAAAAAATTCTCCGATACCTTCTTAAATTTCTTAAAACAATAACATAGAGCAATTCCTCTAACATAAATATCTTCCCAGTTTCATCATATCCTAACTCAAATTTTAAACAGAGCTTATCTTGAAATTTTTGATGTAAAGCAATATTATCTTTCGGTACACCAAGAATTATCCTGTTTAATTTATTGAATTCAGAAATAGCTTCATTAAATTTCTGTGTTTCAATTGTACACACAGGAGTATTATCTTTAGGATAAAAGTACAGTACTAAATTTTTACCTTCGTAATGACCTAGATTTATAATTGAATTACTAGTAGTGATTATATTAAAGTCTGCTGCATCATTATTAATTGTTAAATTCTTCATGTTAGTCTCATAAATTGGAGGTGAGTCAAGATAAGGTAAATTAATCTTACTGGTGAAAATTCAGTTATGGAAGGAGAAGCTACTTCCACTATATAGCGAGTCTTGTGCTGCTGAAGGTAGCAACAGTAGTAAAGCATAGACAGTGAAACATTCGAGCCGAAACCAAATGGTGAACGTGATAGCCATGAAAGTAAGATGTAGTAGAAGCTGATATGTTATACCACATAGTAGGCAAAAGAAGATTGGAGGTCAAACTAGTGAAAATCCAAAAATTTTCAACCACTGGAGTCGCAGGTGTCAGCGAGTTTATAAAGATTAATGACACAACTTGAGAAGTCCTTATAACTCTTACTTAATTAAGTAAGTATTCAAAGTACAAGTGGTGCAACATAAGGTTTTGGAGATGGTATAAAGATGGCTAAGTTAGCCATAGTAGTGATGAAACTCAATAATGTTTGTGAAGCAAAGGGTTAGCAGAAAAGTAAGAATGTAAGATGGAAACAACGACCGTGCACAGCATGAAAATACATAGTTAACGAAACTTGAGCGTATAAAGTTGCGATCATCGAAAAATCAAGACATAAAGTTTAATAATCTTGAACATATTATTATTAATAAGATATTCATTAAGGCTGTAACAAGCTTTGCAGATAGCTATATCAAATCAAATTTTAAACCCATTCTAGAGCGTGCTTTTGAATCTCAAGGCGGGATTTTCGTTTGAATTAGTTGAGTTTGCAGCAAGTGAGGTTTAATAATTAATAGCAATAATACAAAGTTCTACACAGAATAATTATTGCGCTTTATTTATTTTTTTGCTATATTATATTTATATGATAATCCTTTAACATATTGCGAAGGTTCAAAAAGGTGAAAATTTATGAATAATTATTTATCATTTAGCATTTTACTGCTAAGTAAAGCTATACTGAAGATTATATTACAATAGTGCTAGTATATAATTTCAGAAGTAATAAGACTAAATATAGATATGCTTTACATCGTGCTATTAAAGATGGTGATTTTGAAAAAGTGAAACATCTTATTAATAATGATAGTACACTTATCAACTCAAAATATAAAGACGGTATTACCGCTTTATCTGTTGCTTTGAAATATAAGAATCTACCTATTGCTAAGATTTTGCTGAACAATGGAGCTGACATCAATGCAAAAAATAATAGTGGACACACAGCTTTGCATATGTCTATTATTTCAGATGGTGGTAATTATAATAGTAAAAATATTGCAGATTCTGTCAGGATTTTAATACAGCATTGTGCTAATAATCTCAGTGCAAACGATGATATAAATGCAATTATCAAGTTTTTAGTAAAGAATGGCGCTAATACAAATGTAAAAGACAATGTTGATCAAACTCCATTACATTGGACAGTACATTATTTTATTAACAACCTAGATATTGTACAGCTTCTACTTGATCATGATGCTGATCCCAATATGCAGAATGTGCATGACATAACTCCTTTACATCTGGTTGTTGATACAATTCAAGTATATTATGAATTTTCCGAAAAATATCCTGCATATAGCAGTGATCATATAGCATTACTGCTAAAATATAATGCTGATGTAAATATCGAGAATAATCAAGGTAATACACCTTTATCTGATGCTGTTGAATGCAAATGTGTAGAACCTTTAGCAATTATGCTAAAACATAATTCTACTAGTATTAATAAAAAATATTATGAAAGAGAAATACTACTACATATTGTTGCTCGTTATCAAAGAACAGATGTTATACAGCTTTTGATTGATTATGGTGCTGATATTGATGTAAAAGATAAAACTGCATGACTCCTATAGATCATGGAAAAAGCGGTAATACAGATGTATTCACTCTTCTAACGCAACAATCTGTCCTATTAGTTATTAGTTTTCAACAGACAGCTAATATGTTAATTCTAAAAAAAGAGAAGTTAATTATGAATGTTTTGAAATCACTTTTACAACCGTGTTATGCTGTTATGCTAGCATCTGTTGTATTATTTTTACCATCAATATGTACAGCAAATAATACAAACGCAGCTATATTATTTTTTCCATCTACACATGTAGTGAATGATAATATAAAAATTGATTCTTCGCCATTTTACATAAAATTTTCAGCAGGTATTGTTAATACAAGTCGTATATTAGAGGCAGGATTAGGTTACAGGCTAAATCGACATAGAATGGATATAAGACTAGGATTTATGGTTAATATCCTTAAAGCATATAATTTTGTCCAAGGAAATTATTATTATAATATAATTACTGGTAATATAGGATCAATTTTTGCTACAGGTGGCATAATGTCAGTTTTTAACGAAGGTATTAGAGGAGAGTTAGGAATTGGCATATCAGTAGATTTATATGATATATATTATACAGATCTTGAATTTGGCGGTACATATAATAATAGCGATAATTCACTTCCTTTTTATATACGTTCTGGATTTCGTTTGCATTGTTGAACGAAATGAGTTTAGTAGTTAGTAATGATTAGCTCGTTAACGAGATTTCGTTGTTCATTGATTGAGTATTTAACTCCAATATGAGTGATAAAAAAATCTTTGTATAGCTTTAATAGACTTTTTTCGAAACTAGAGAATGATGTAGAATAGTGTTATAAAGATCTGATTTGATGAGGTAATAATGAAGTTTGATCAGATTAAAGAGTTAAAGGATGAAAAATTTAGTCGATTACAGGAGTAAAGCTGTAAAATGGGTAGAAGACACCCTAGTTAAACACTCAAACTTTGCTCTTCCAGTCTTCAAGGTCGTAAAGCTCTAATGAAGAGTGATATGAATTATGAAGTAGTCTTGATTGATGCTACTGAGAGTCCTATAGAAAGACCTAAAAAAACAAAAATTCTATTATTTAGGAAAGAAGAAAAGGTATACACTAAAAACTCAAATAGTGGTAGATAAGAAAACCCACCAAGTAATATGTACAGATTTTTCTAACGGCAAAAAACATGACTTTAGATTATTTAAGGAATCCAAAATTCTTATTCATCCTAAGGTTAAAGCGATTACTGATACAGGATATCAAGGTATACAAAAAATTCACAATAATTCTGAATTACCAAAGAAAAAAAGCAAGAAAAATCCTTTAACTAAAAATGATAAAAAGAATAATCCTAGATTAGCAGGAGAATGAGTTGTGAATGAAAACGTTATTGGTATGCTAAAACGGTTCAAAATTATTGCTGACAAATATCGAAATAGACGTAATCGATTGCTAGAATATTGTCGATAATTTTATTCTCAGAGATTATGCCTCTAGCTACTGAGTATATTTTTTTACCATCGCTAGCTACTAGGTATAACACAGGTACAATATGCTTAGGGTTTAGTTTATTTAGCAACTCATTATTCTTACTGACAGCTAGCAACTGAAATGCATATTTATTAGCAAAGCCTTGAACAATAGGCATAAAGGCTTTACAAAGCAAGCAATTTTGTTTAACTTGCAGAGAATCAATCCCCAGTTTTTAGCAATGTTTTTGAGTTTTGAGTCGTTTTTCTGCTCTGATTTTTCTTGATACAGCTTTCTATGTAAGCTATTAGCTGGCTCATGAGCATTAATCAGTTGATAATCAAGTAGAGTAGCTAGTTGCCACATAGTAGCAAACTTATGCGCCTTCTCCATGATTTTTTTCTGTAGCCTTTGAGCTGTAATCACATTTTCGAGCGTTGGATTATCAAGCGCTATACGCTGAGCTCGATTAAATTGCTCCTTTAATTCCTCGATTCTATGATCATGAGTTCCACTCATCAACTTAGAACTAGAGTTATTAAGCTCATGACCATGTTTATCATTGTACCATAAAAACCCTGTTGGCAAAGAGTTAGCAGTAGCTAATTCTATCGACAAGTAACCAAATAGCACTATTATTACCGATAAGTGTATTGCATTCATTCTCTCAATCCCAAGGAACGCTGGTATCATAGTTCATCCACCATTGATCTTCAGCATTTACTATTTCTGCAGTATCTTTTTTTGAAATAGGTAAAAGATAATCTTCAATATTTTTTATATGATTTTTAAAAAATTCTCTCATTTCTTCTTTAGTAATCACGCGGCTAGATCGTATAATGGCTTGTTGCCAAATAGAATGCAAATGTGTTAAGTCACGCAAATAAGATGCTGTATGTTCACCATAAGAAGAGTATATTTTATAAATTAACTCTTTTTGTTGCCTAGTATAAATACTGAAATCTATTTCTCCTGGAGCAGGAATTGCATTAGCTTCAAAGCAACCAAATACAGAACGTAAATTCTGTACTACAGGCCCATTTTCCCAGGCTTCAATATCTTCTTTAAAAAGAGGCTTATCAAATAAAGCTAGATGCACACCTTGGGCAAAATACACTAATTTTTGCAGTTTCAATTGAGTTATTATATCTCCTGCTTCTCTATCAACCAATACCAGAAAATAGCTAGCAACATCAAAACAACTCAATAACTCACCCTTTTGTTGTATAGTCATGATTTTATTATTATATCTTATGACTATTTTATAACAATTTGTATCACAAATAAATCATGATAATGCCTTATAATACCTGCTTATTACAGATCTTGTGTTAAAAATCAAGATTACTTTTTAATACCTGCATTTTGTTTGAATATATTTATTAACTGGTATGCTTTCACATTATTAGTATCATATTTAATAGCTAGATTACAACTTTCTATTGCTTCTTGAAATTGTCCTAAGTCATGTAAACAAACTCCTTTATAAACATAAGATACTGCTAAATCTGGTTTGTACTTAATAGCTAAATCAAAATTTTCTATCGCTTTCTGCAATTGTCCTAATTTACCTAAATAAAATCCTTTATTATAATAAGCTTCTGCATCATTAGGATTATACTTAATAGCTAAATCAAAATTTTTAATTGCTTCTTGAAATTGTCCTAATTTATCTAAACAAACTCCTTTATTAGACCTCTTTCGAAACTGGTTAAGGTAGTTCAAAATTATTGCTGATAAATATCGAAATAGACGTAAAAGATTCGGTCTTAGATTTAATTTGATCTCTGGCATTTATAATTTTGATACGTTAACCAGTTTCGAAAGAGGTCTATTATAATAAGCATTTGCATAATTAAGTTTATACTTAATAGCTAAATCAAAATTTTCTATTGCTTTTTGATATTGTCCTGATTCACATAAACAAACTCCTTTATTAACATAAGCTTTTGAATAATTAGGTTTGTACTTAATAGCTAAATCAAAATTTTTCATTGCTTCTTGATATTTGTTTAACTCAAGAAATGAAATTCCAACATTAAAATGTTTTTCTGCTAATATAGCTTTATTCCGAATTAATTTCTGTTGTACAGGTTGATTGTTGTTTAGTTTTGATGCAATGGTTGTATTTAACAGTGTTAATAATAAAACAGCTGTTATATATTTTACAAATTTCATATGATTATTAATTACCCTTTAAATTTTTGATTAGCTACTGAACACCAAATAATTACTGAATTAGAGGTATTGTAATTATTCTTTCTTTTATATTTTTTTCAGTCTCATCAATAATACTATCAGAAATTCTATTAATATTCTTTATTTTTTTATTATTACAACCGGTTATAACAAATTATGTTGCATTAAATACGTATGATTTTTATAGGTAAAGTCATTAATATAAAGTCTATATGGATTAGCGGTGGTATTAATGATGACTTTGTTGCATACGATGAACTTTATCTTGGATTCCTGCAATAATGTCTTTGTTCATGCTGTTTTGAGCCTTAGTGAGTATATCACCAAATAGTTCATCCATATTGATTTTAGTGAAATCAACTTTTTATAATTCCTTAACAGCAAGGCCTCTACAATTTGGACATTCAGGTGTTCCAAAGTCTATTTTTAGCTGTTTTCTTGCTTCTTCCTGAAAAATTCTAGCAAGTTTCGACTGAAAGCAGCAATAAGTAGACTTTCTAGCTAAGCAAATACCTAATATTGGAATTCTTGAAGAACAGTAGGTTCCAATGTAATAGCAGTAACCTTTTTTTCTATATAGAGCTAATTCTTGTTCCTTAGATTTGCATTGTGATAAGCCTATATCACGCCCCCAGCCAGTCATTGAAGAACAGCAATTCAAAAAACTAAATACATCTTTTTTGCATTTGCGATGTTTCCCTGAAAATACAGAAACGGGATTTGTTTTAATATCTTTGCTCATCTGATTTAGCATCGCTATATGAGCTACTTTAGCTATATCCCTGTTTGGTATAATAGTTGGAGTATTGCAATTGCCTCCTAAACAAAAGATTGAGTTATTACGCAATGATGAGTGTAGCATTGTTTGCTTCTCAGTTGAACAGCTATAATCGTGCTGCCATAGTAAACAAATATTTGCTACTGATTTTTGGCAAGTGCTGTTTTTTAATTCGCAATTTTGAATTTTAAGGTGTTTGCAACCATCTTTTGGATCGCTAGTACAAGAAAAAACAATCTTTTGTTTCCAATATGGACGATTGACTTTAAACTTGTCAAAAAATACTCTATCACCACCATCATAGTTGATTCTATTGACCTCATAGCATTCGTTACTTTCTGTTAATTGCTCAAGTTCAGGGTTTAAAACTTTCCAATATTCTGCTACTTCCCTTAGTTCTTGAGTCTTATCTCTGTAGTCATAGTGAAGTATACATATTTTTTCATTTACTTCTAATAAAAAATTTCTACCAATATTGTGTATAGATGCACCAAGCCTATTAGCAATAGCCCATTTCATTTGTTTTACAATTGCTTCGGGATCATCTGCTAGGCAGTATATTTGCGCATCTAATTCATCATCATAGACATCGCTACGACTATTAAGCCAATTACTATGATTCTCCTTTATTTCTTCTGTTGCAAATTCCATTTGCCGGCTTTGCCATGGAAGCCATACATTCTCTAATTTGCACTCAACGTTTAATTCTCGAATAAGTTCAATATTGAACTTACTGCCTTCAGTACAACTTTGAATGATTTCAGTATTAGTTGTACTTGTCTGAGTTACGAAATTACTGCTATCAAGGGCACTTAAAGGATCAGATTCAATTCTCATTGAATTAGCTATCATATAATTTTGATCGTTGATATTATGTTGAGTTAAGGCATTGTTTTTACTGTTTTCAGCTTGAAATAACATTGCTCCACTTTCTGTACCAAGCTGATTACGGCCATGGTAGGTTAAATCCTCATCATTATTAGGATAATTAACATTACTACCTTGATGAAATAATTCTTGTGTATTTGAAGAATTTCCAAGATTTACATTATAGTTGCTAGCTTCATTATAACTGCTTTGCATTGAAGCTAAACAACAATTGATGTTCAATATTATCAAAACTAGTACTATAAGTTGCTTCATGGAGTATTCTCATTCATAATTTCTAATGCTGTTGCTAAAGGAATATGGCCAGTTAATTTCTTGGTTAATCCTCTTTTTTCATCATCTATTACTATCACTGGTACAACATCAACCTTATATTTCTCAAACAAGCTAGGATCTATATCGAAGCTAATATCAAGCTCCATAGTTTTATTCTTTGTTTGTGTAAATGAGTTATTAATTAACCCACGCATAACTAATTGAGCTCCGACCTTTTGAGACTCAGCAAAATAGCTTTTTAAAGCCTCATCACTCATTGAAAATGAGACAAAAATAAAAGTTTTTTGCTTGTCCAAAAAAAAAGCATTAGCATTATTAACAAATAATAAAACCATCAACATCATTACTCGTATAACCATATTCCTCTCCAAGCTTTATAAATCAAAGCAAACAACAATCTCTTTTTCGCCAAATCAAGTAACCAAAATCTTCACCATTAACTGGAAATTCTCTACCAGCTTGCCATATAGCTTCTGTTTGACCTATGCTCTTGCAGGATTTTGTTTCTGGAATTGGATAAG
This genomic interval from Orientia tsutsugamushi contains the following:
- a CDS encoding IS630 transposase-related protein; its protein translation is MPLKNRNRAPTKISIDKLKEDVIQYSDAYKCKRAERLGVSKSSI
- a CDS encoding peroxiredoxin; amino-acid sequence: MKNLTINNDAADFNIITTSNSIINLGHYEGKNLVLYFYPKDNTPVCTIETQKFNEAISEFNKLNRIILGVPKDNIALHQKFQDKLCLKFELGYDETGKIFMLEELLYVIVLRNLRRYRRIFC
- a CDS encoding Panacea domain-containing protein; the protein is MTIQQKGELLSCFDVASYFLVLVDREAGDIITQLKLQKLVYFAQGVHLALFDKPLFKEDIEAWENGPVVQNLRSVFGCFEANAIPAPGEIDFSIYTRQQKELIYKIYSSYGEHTASYLRDLTHLHSIWQQAIIRSSRVITKEEMREFFKNHIKNIEDYLLPISKKDTAEIVNAEDQWWMNYDTSVPWD
- a CDS encoding tetratricopeptide repeat protein, with the protein product MNYLNQFRKRSNKGVCLDKLGQFQEAIKNFDLAIKYNPNDAEAYYNKGFYLGKLGQLQKAIENFDLAIKYKPDLAVSYVYKGVCLHDLGQFQEAIESCNLAIKYDTNNVKAYQLINIFKQNAGIKK
- a CDS encoding tetratricopeptide repeat protein, yielding MKFVKYITAVLLLTLLNTTIASKLNNNQPVQQKLIRNKAILAEKHFNVGISFLELNKYQEAMKNFDLAIKYKPNYSKAYVNKGVCLCESGQYQKAIENFDLAIKYKLNYANAYYNRPLSKLVNVSKL
- the trbC gene encoding type-F conjugative transfer system pilin assembly protein TrbC, whose protein sequence is MVIRVMMLMVLLFVNNANAFFLDKQKTFIFVSFSMSDEALKSYFAESQKVGAQLVMRGLINNSFTQTKNKTMELDISFDIDPSLFEKYKVDVVPVIVIDDEKRGLTKKLTGHIPLATALEIMNENTP